The genomic DNA TCTATAAAACCTGCATAAACCGAAGGACGTATGCCGAAGTCGTTATGTGAATCCTCTTGACGAAGCATAGGGACGGGCTTTCCTGGAATAGAATGCAACTGAAGAAAAAGAGTCCCTTCTCTCCCAAAAAGCTATTATTCGTAATTTTAGACGGCGTAGGTTATACTCCTAAAGGCCCCGAATTCGGGAACGCGATTGCAGGCGCCAATCTTCCTTTTCTCAATAAACTTTGGAAAGAATCCCCCACTATACTTTTAAAAGCACACGGAACTGCAGTTGGTATGCCTTCTGACGAGGACATGGGAAACTCCGAAGTAGGCCATAATGTATTGGGTTGCGGGCGTATTTTCGATCAAGGCGCTAAGCTAGTCAATAACTCTATCGCCAAAGGATTGTTATTCGAAGGAAAAGCTTGGAAAGAAATTGTAGAAAATACTAAAACAAAAAATTCCACATTACATTTGATCGGTCTTTTTTCCGACGGAAATGTTCACGCACATATCGATCACACAAAATCTTTGATCCAAGCAGCAATAGAGGAGAAGGTCCCAAGGATCAGATTACATGTTCTTCTAGACGGAAGGGACGTGCCCGAAAAGTCTGCTTTAGATTACTTGATCCCTTTTGAAGAATGGCTGACCACACTCAGGTCCAAAGGTGCTGATGTAAAGATTGCATCCGGCGGAGGAAGAATGACGATCACCATGGACCGTTACGAAGCGGATTGGTCCATGGTAGAAAGAGGTTGGAAGATCCATGTTCATGGAGAAGGTAGAACTTTTCCTGATGCGAAAACCGCCATCGAAACTTTTAGAAAAGAAGATCCGGCGGTAATCGATCAGTATCTTCCAAGTTTTGTTATAGAAGAATCCGGAAAGCCTGTCGGAAAAATTCTCAACGGAGACTCTGTAGTATTTACAAATTTCAGAGGGGACAGAGCGATTGAGATCTCGCAAGCATTCACTCAGAAAAAATTCGATA from Leptospira hartskeerlii includes the following:
- the gpmI gene encoding 2,3-bisphosphoglycerate-independent phosphoglycerate mutase → MQLKKKSPFSPKKLLFVILDGVGYTPKGPEFGNAIAGANLPFLNKLWKESPTILLKAHGTAVGMPSDEDMGNSEVGHNVLGCGRIFDQGAKLVNNSIAKGLLFEGKAWKEIVENTKTKNSTLHLIGLFSDGNVHAHIDHTKSLIQAAIEEKVPRIRLHVLLDGRDVPEKSALDYLIPFEEWLTTLRSKGADVKIASGGGRMTITMDRYEADWSMVERGWKIHVHGEGRTFPDAKTAIETFRKEDPAVIDQYLPSFVIEESGKPVGKILNGDSVVFTNFRGDRAIEISQAFTQKKFDKFDRGNFPEVCYAGMMQYDGDLQLPERFLVSPPAIDRTLGEYMAKSGINQYALSETQKYGHVTFFWNGNRSGKFDSKSEEYKEIPSDVIPFDQTPEMKAQAITAELEKVLGENHSDFYRINFPNGDMVGHTGNYKATVEAMEFLDGCMSRLAEACKKNNVVLLVSADHGNADEMYQLDKKGNVEKDKEGKPVPKTSHTLNPVPFSVLDPENKIKLRTDLKDPGLANVAATILDIMGYETPEGYHPSLLAK